The Onychomys torridus chromosome 2, mOncTor1.1, whole genome shotgun sequence sequence AAGACTGACCATTGGTatcagataaacaattaataGGCTCATTTCCAGGGAAAACTAATTTTCAATCTCATTAGCCATTAGTtgcttatagttctttgtctagggatatGCCTATGCAAGATTTCCAGATTAATATGTAGATTAATATTGTCCTTCAGGTGTGTTTAGGCAACCTTATTGTGGCGGGATCCTAGGTGAAGTTTCTCCGTCATTTCTAGaggacacaatctcatagcagatttcctggtcctctAACTTTTAGAATCATTCTGTCCCCTTTCCCTGGCCCGCCCCATGTTCCTGAGATGTAGGTATACGAGAGTTGTGTTTTAGATGTATCCAGCGGGGCTGGGCACACCGcaatcacttgttctctgcatttgactagttgtggtttgtttgtttgttttatctatttatctgtcttgtctgcctgcctatctatctaactatctatctgtctgtctgtctgtttagtttttgtcatAGTCTCTGTCTACtccaaagagaagtttcttgaatgagggatgagagctacatATACCTTTGGGTATAATGATTAGTATTTCGAATGCAGTCAGGAATATTGTTAGTCTAGTTAGGAGGTGACAGAAGGTtgtcctctaagatccatgatcTCACTAGATCTGGGTAGTTTGTAGGTTTCTAGGACCATGCATGATTTCATTCTTGGTAAGCAGACCTAAAGTCCAATTAGACAACttttggttaccaccaagatgtGAGTGCCACTGTTGCACCTTTAGGGATGTCTCACCATGTTGGTTTTTGTTGCGATTCATAGATGTAACAGCTGCATAGGAGTATTGATGCTCCACCACCCCTGTCAGCTAGCTTGCATAGCATCTTTTAGTATGATGAAAGCTAGCCCACAGGAAAGAGGCATTTAGGTCAGTTGTAACCCAGATCCTTtgagtcctgtgtctgaagtacatggtgtcttcagcagtaggaacTTAATTTCAGTCTCTAGGAGGCAACCAAGTATGTCCAGTTCttgaattgaatttttaaaatgtcttattaagcTATACTGTGCATAAAATACAGTTCATTCACCAAAAGTGTATAATTCAATTTCTTTTACTGTGTTTATAGAATTGTATAGGTATTTAAGATTGTTTCTGCTATTCATCAGCCCTAGCTTTTAGGATTAGTGCTCCCCAACAAATAATTAAGCTGGGATTTTAATAGGAATTTCACTGAATGGAGATCAGTGTGGGAAATATTGTCATCTTAACATTTATTCTTGTGACCAGTGAATAAattgattttctaattttattgtgTTATGCATAGAGATTGAAACAGGGGCTTATAGAGACATTTTAAACTACTAGCCTCCTTTGTACTGCcctgattttaattatttcatacaAAAATAACTTAATTGGATATATCACTATGTGGagctatttattgtttgtatagcTTAAGTGTTGACTGTCTGTTTGAACTATAAAGTTATTTGGGTTAGCCTATATATTAACTTTCTTATTATTTGGTGTCATAGTTGTTTAAGAAATACACGTTTCCTTCCTCTTCCGGGTACGGTGCTTAGAGGCACTCAGAATGGTCCAGCGTTTGACATATTGTAGGCTTTCCTACAACACAGCCTCTAACAAAACTAGGCTGTCTCGAACCCCTGGCAACAGGATTGTTTACCTTTATACCAAGAAGGTTGGAAAAGCACCTAAATCCACATGTGGTGTGTGCCCAGGCAGGCTTCGAGGGGTTCGTGCTGGGAGACCGAAAGTCCTTATGAGATTGTCTAAGACAAAGAAGCATGTCAGCAGGGCCTATGGTGGGTCCATGTGTGCCAAGTGTGTCTGTGACAGGATCAAGCGGGCTTTCCTTATTGAGGAGCAGAAAATTGTTGTGAAGGTGTTGAAGGCACAAGCACAGAGTcagaaagtgaaataaatatgcagcttttttaaataataaaggtcaaggcttgggaaaaaaaagatgtacAAATTTCAACCCATGTTTGGAAGCTCATTATAATAGAGTTAGAATATTATTGCTAGTATGAAATTGCCATTAATAGTAGCAAATAGCTTACATTCTAAACCTACTAATTTATCTAGTCATATTTTTACTTTGAATAAATAAGAGATGGGCATTGCTTTGTGGAGTTTACAACAAGGCTCAATTTATATGTCATTTAAATTTGTCTTAGGTACCAAATCTGATTCCAGTTTTGATGTTCAAATTGGGAAGACCATTAGACCCTATACTATACAATGACATATTGTATACTTTACCTACACTTGGTGTTCACAAGGTTAGTATATCAGTTGActgattcttgtgtgtgtgtgtgtgtgtgtgtgtgtgtgtgtgtgtgtgtgtatgtgtgcgtgtgtgtgcgtgtggtaGAAACctaaataacatttatttctatttcatattaGGAAATATTAAGTCCTAATTTTTGCCATGATCATTAATtacccttttatttttgtttagagtAGCTAATGTCTACAGATAAAATTAGTATATtatggaaaattttatttaaatctctTAATATCTGTTTCCACATTGACTGTTCTCTGAGATTAGGACCCTGCTCCCTAAATTCCTGACTAGTCTGTCCCAAAGCTATCTATCTCCCTTCCTCTTAGAAGATGGGTACTAAGTAAGCTTACGCTTAAGTTCTTATTTATAACAAAGAGTTTGAAATGCCTTTTGCAACCTTGAAGTCGTCTTCCTTCATGAaaagagttgccttaatatttttcTAGGTATGCATAGGGCAGATTCTGCGGGTAATTCAACTGCTTGGAACCACTCCACGACTAAGAGCTGTCACATTGCGCCTGCTGACATCTCTTTGGGAAAAGCAGGT is a genomic window containing:
- the LOC118577514 gene encoding 60S ribosomal protein L34-like, encoding MVQRLTYCRLSYNTASNKTRLSRTPGNRIVYLYTKKVGKAPKSTCGVCPGRLRGVRAGRPKVLMRLSKTKKHVSRAYGGSMCAKCVCDRIKRAFLIEEQKIVVKVLKAQAQSQKVK